One window of Calypte anna isolate BGI_N300 chromosome 9, bCalAnn1_v1.p, whole genome shotgun sequence genomic DNA carries:
- the SEC62 gene encoding translocation protein SEC62 isoform X1 — MAERRRHRKRIQEVGEPFKEEKAVAKYLRFNCPTKSTNMMGHRVDYFIASKAVDCLLDSKWAKAKKGEEALFTTRESVVDYCNRLLKKQFFHRALKVMKMKPDKDTKKEKEKGKAESGKEEEKKSKKESGKDEKSKKEKEKKKDGEKEECKKDETPGTPKKKETKRKFKLEPHEDQLFLDGNEVYVWIYDPVHFKTFAMGLVLVIAVIAATLFPLWPAEMRVGVYYLSVGAGCFVASILLLAVARCILFLIIWLITGGRHHFWFLPNLTADVGFIDSFRPLYTHEYKGPKADSKKEEKSESKKQQKYDSEEKSDSEKKEEEDGKTEATRNLGTEGSGGERHSDTDSDRREDDRSQHSSGNGNDFEMITKEELEQQTDEGDCEEEEEEDRESRPSHEKS, encoded by the exons ATGGCGGAGCGGCGGAGGCACAGGAAGAGGATCCAG GAGGTTGGTGAACCATTCAAGGAGGAGAAGGCTGTTGCTAAATACTTACGTTTCAACTGTCCAACAAAATCCACCAACATGATGGGCCACCGAGTTGATTATTTTATTG CCTCAAAAGCTGTGGATTGCCTTCTGGATTCTAAATGggcaaaggcaaagaaaggagaagaggctttATTTACAACCCGGGAGTCTGTAGTTGATTACTGCAACAG actCCTGAAAAAACAATTCTTTCATCGAGCATTGAAAGTGATGAAAATGAAACCTGACAAAgatacaaagaaagaaaaggaaaaaggaaaggctgagagtgggaaagaagaggagaaaaagagcaagaaggaaAGTGGCAAAGACGAAAAATctaagaaggagaaagaaaagaaaaaagatggtgaaaaagaagaatgtaAAAAG GATGAGACCCCAGGAACACctaagaaaaaggaaactaaGAGGAAATTCAAACTTGAGCCACACGAAGACCAACTTTTCTTGGATGGAAATGAG GTGTATGTGTGGATCTATGACCCTGTTCACTTTAAAACTTTTGCCATGGGACTTGTACTTG TGATTGCTGTTATAGCAGCCactctcttccccctctggcCCGCAGAGATGCGTGTTGGTGTTTATTACCTCAGCGTAGGTGCAGGCTGTTTTGTCGCCAGTATTCTCCTTCTGGCCGTCG CTCGCTGCATCCTCTTCCTTATTATCTGGCTGATCACTGGAGGAAGGCATCACTTCTGGTTCCTGCCAAATCTTACAGCAGACGTGGGGTTCATTGACTCCTTCAGGCCCCTGTACACACACGAATACAAAGGACCAAAAGCAGACtcaaagaaagaggaaaaatcagaatccaaaaagcagcaaaaatacgACAGCGAGGAGAAATCGGATAgtgagaagaaggaagaagaggatggGAAAACAGAAGCAACCAGGAACTTGGGAACAGAGGGCTCGGGAGGAGAGCGACATTCAGACACTGACAGTGACAGGCGTGAAGATGACAGGTCCCAGCACAGTAGTGGAAATGGCAACGACTTTGAAATGATCACAAAAGAGGAACTGGAACAgcaaacagatgaaggagattgtgaagaagaagaggaggaagataGGGAAAGTAGGCCTTCTCATGAAAAATCATAA
- the GPR160 gene encoding probable G-protein coupled receptor 160: protein MASIHCENCSGHYHYTQVNQPLEISCFLLLIMLGKVFLDFFMLQVKQKDVKVSFMGYFCVSLALLDFILLMSMSFIFYFEDFALWGVRFTKYHICLFTQIISLTYGILHYPVYLAAGLDYYMTITQSSHFPKRSQKLLYVFAVAVIWISGFFCILKVPAVYEELEIQNHFSPYQCPLYASMQSYSVSCAIVLLLSMALLACWKEVLTMLLSVRVVSFASQPVLMFSYMSNNSSTCFKWQLLTRLLICFLGTWAPFVLLQIIVLFLGGRIPAYMEMNVPWLYFINSFLIAVAYWCRCHDVELTEELWSTDPFVSWKFCFMPFNNENTEPVEKPGTVIVIC from the coding sequence ATGGCAAGCATACACTGTGAAAATTGTTCTGGTCACTACCACTACACCCAGGTCAACCAACCACTTGAAATCAGCTGCTTCTTGCTCCTGATTATGCTTGGGAAAGTGTTCCTTGATTTCTTCATGTTGCAAGTTAAGCAAAAAGATGTGAAAGTTAGTTTTATGGGAtacttctgtgtttctctggCACTTCTGGATTTCATACTGCTGATGAGTATgtctttcattttctattttgagGACTTTGCACTCTGGGGTGTACGATTTACAAAGTACCACATTTGCCTGTTCACTCAGATAATTTCTCTTACCTATGGTATTTTGCATTACCCAGTGTATCTTGCAGCTGGTCTGGATTATTACATGACTATCACCCAAAGCTCTCACTTCCCTAAGAGAAGTCAAAAATTACTTTATGTATTTGCTGTGGCAGTTATATGGatctcagggtttttttgtattctgaaaGTTCCTGCTGTGTATGAAGAACTAGAAATTCAGAACCATTTTTCTCCTTACCAGTGTCCTCTCTATGCCAGCATGCAGAGCTACTCAGTCTCATGTGCCATagtgctgctcctcagcatgGCTCTGCTGGCTTGTTGGAAGGAAGTTCTAACCATGCTGCTGTCTGTCAGGGTGGTTTCCTTTGCCAGCCAGCCTGTTCTGATGTTCTCCTATATGTCCAACAACAGTAGCACTTGTTTTAAGTGGCAGCTCCTGACCAGGCTCCTCATCTGTTTTCTTGGCACTTGGGCACCTTTTGTTCTGCTTcaaattattgttttgtttctggggGGTCGGATCCCAGCCTACATGGAGATGAATGTCCCTTGGCTGTACTTCATCAACAGCTTTCTCATCGCGGTAGCGTACTGGTGTCGATGTCACGATGTTGAACTGACAGAGGAGTTGTGGTCTACAGATCCATTTGTCAGCTGGAAATTCTGCTTTATGCCATTTAACAACGAAAACACAGAGCCAGTTGAGAAGCCAGGCACAGTAATTGTAATCTGTTAA
- the SEC62 gene encoding translocation protein SEC62 isoform X2: MMGHRVDYFIASKAVDCLLDSKWAKAKKGEEALFTTRESVVDYCNRLLKKQFFHRALKVMKMKPDKDTKKEKEKGKAESGKEEEKKSKKESGKDEKSKKEKEKKKDGEKEECKKDETPGTPKKKETKRKFKLEPHEDQLFLDGNEVYVWIYDPVHFKTFAMGLVLVIAVIAATLFPLWPAEMRVGVYYLSVGAGCFVASILLLAVARCILFLIIWLITGGRHHFWFLPNLTADVGFIDSFRPLYTHEYKGPKADSKKEEKSESKKQQKYDSEEKSDSEKKEEEDGKTEATRNLGTEGSGGERHSDTDSDRREDDRSQHSSGNGNDFEMITKEELEQQTDEGDCEEEEEEDRESRPSHEKS; encoded by the exons ATGATGGGCCACCGAGTTGATTATTTTATTG CCTCAAAAGCTGTGGATTGCCTTCTGGATTCTAAATGggcaaaggcaaagaaaggagaagaggctttATTTACAACCCGGGAGTCTGTAGTTGATTACTGCAACAG actCCTGAAAAAACAATTCTTTCATCGAGCATTGAAAGTGATGAAAATGAAACCTGACAAAgatacaaagaaagaaaaggaaaaaggaaaggctgagagtgggaaagaagaggagaaaaagagcaagaaggaaAGTGGCAAAGACGAAAAATctaagaaggagaaagaaaagaaaaaagatggtgaaaaagaagaatgtaAAAAG GATGAGACCCCAGGAACACctaagaaaaaggaaactaaGAGGAAATTCAAACTTGAGCCACACGAAGACCAACTTTTCTTGGATGGAAATGAG GTGTATGTGTGGATCTATGACCCTGTTCACTTTAAAACTTTTGCCATGGGACTTGTACTTG TGATTGCTGTTATAGCAGCCactctcttccccctctggcCCGCAGAGATGCGTGTTGGTGTTTATTACCTCAGCGTAGGTGCAGGCTGTTTTGTCGCCAGTATTCTCCTTCTGGCCGTCG CTCGCTGCATCCTCTTCCTTATTATCTGGCTGATCACTGGAGGAAGGCATCACTTCTGGTTCCTGCCAAATCTTACAGCAGACGTGGGGTTCATTGACTCCTTCAGGCCCCTGTACACACACGAATACAAAGGACCAAAAGCAGACtcaaagaaagaggaaaaatcagaatccaaaaagcagcaaaaatacgACAGCGAGGAGAAATCGGATAgtgagaagaaggaagaagaggatggGAAAACAGAAGCAACCAGGAACTTGGGAACAGAGGGCTCGGGAGGAGAGCGACATTCAGACACTGACAGTGACAGGCGTGAAGATGACAGGTCCCAGCACAGTAGTGGAAATGGCAACGACTTTGAAATGATCACAAAAGAGGAACTGGAACAgcaaacagatgaaggagattgtgaagaagaagaggaggaagataGGGAAAGTAGGCCTTCTCATGAAAAATCATAA